The segment CACAAGTAATGCACAAAGCTCATTGAGAAATAAACATTACACCGGCTATAAACAATACAGTAAATTCgctagagaaaaaaaagatgaaccATCAAAGGTGTTTGTTCCCTTTGCAGAAGCACTTCACCAAAGTCAAAGGATGGCaagttaaagaaagagaaggatatcaaagcagaagaggaggatgatgataaaaagaagaaagaaaaagtaagTATTGGCTCTggcttgtgttttttaaaaccaCAAAAATCTTCtagtttatttaaatgttgttgcttttttgttttcGTTTAGGTCCAGCCGCTCTCTTTGGAGGAGCTTTTGGCAAAAaagaaagcagaagaagaagcagaagcaaAGGTAAGACGTGCCCTCAGGTACATATTTACTCTTTCTGTTCACAAGATTATcccacatttttttaatctgattttGTCTTTTCCAGCCCAAATTCCTGTCGAAGGAAGAGCGAGAAGCTGAGGCTCTGAAGCGGAgagagcaggaggtggaggagaggaggaggttgatggacgaggagaggaagaaaaggaggatgTTTCAGGATATTGGGAGAAAAATGCTAGGTGTGTTTTTAATCCAGGAAAAagtctgtggttgttgttttgctgtgaaaaGATGTTGATAATAACCGACCGTTACAGAGGACCCTCAGGAAAGGGAGAGACGAGAGCGAAGAGAGAGAATGGAGCGCGAGAACAACGGGAATGAGGACGACGATGAACGACAGAAACTCAGGGAGGAGAAAGATAAAGGCAAAGAACTCGTAGCTATCAAGGTAATTCTCAAGAGAAAGGTTTATATGAATGGTTAAATGATGATTCCCATTCGCGTGTGCTGGGTTAACATTTATGAATGATCTTTACAGGAGCGTTATCTGGGCGGCCTGAAGAAACGCCGTAGAACCCGCCACTTGAACGACAGGAAGTTTGTGTTTGAGTGGGATGCTTCTGAAGACACTTCAGTCGACTACAACCCGATGTGAGTTAAATGCAAGCACACGCAGTATCACTCTATCATGTCACATTCTCCCAGCATAAACAATATGATCCATCCCTCAGTTACAAGGAGAAGCACCAGGTACAGCTGTATGGACGAGGCTTCATCGCAGGCATCGACTTGAAGCAGCAAAAAAGGGAGCAGTCACGTTTCTACGGCGACCTGATGGAGAAAAGGCGCAcactggaggagaaggagcaggaagagtgAGCAAAACTCTAACATAATCAGAGCTGTTTGAAGAATTGTTGTCCTCTTCTAACATTTACCTTTCTCCCAACTCTCTTCAGGACAAGGCTGAAAAAGATGCGTAAGAAGGAAGCCAAGCAGCGCTGGGATGACCGACACTGGTCGCAGAAGAAGTTGGACGAGATGACGGACAGAGACTGGCGAATCTTCAGAGAGGATTACAGCATCACCACCAAGGGAGGAAAGATCCCGAACCCCATCAGGAACTGGAAGGAGTACTCGCTGCCTGCACACATCCTGGAGGTCATCGACAAATGTGGCTACAAGGTCAGCACCAGTTAATTTAGTCAATCTTTTCCTTCAGTGcataaaattatatattttcattgtgatttttaatttgtgtttaatTGAATTTTTAACAATAACTTTTTTCTTGTGCAGGATCCAACACCGATTCAGAGGCAGGCCATTCCTATTGGTTTACAGAACCGTGACATCATCGGTGTGGCTGAGACGGGTAGCGGTAAAACAGCTGCTTTCCTGATTCCTCTGCTGGTCTGGATTACCACACTGCCAAAAATAGACAGGTAACACACCACCAATAAGCCCAACTAAGGATGTCTCACCCTGTCTGAACCTACTGTCTCACTGTGCTTCCTCTGTCTTCGGTCTGCTCTCTTCTTCGGCTCTCTGCACGACAGGATTGAAGACTCAGATCAGGGCCCTTATGCTGTGATCTTGGCGCCAACTCGTGAGTTGGCACAGCAGATTGAAGAGGAGACCATAAAGTTTGGTAAACCGCTCGGCATCAGGACTGTGGCTGTGATCGGAGGTATCTCCAGAGAGGACCAAGGTTTCAGGCTCAGGATGGGCTGTGAGGTGAAACATTCAGCCTTTGTATTTGTGCCACTCGACTCATAAAGTTCCATCAGTGTTTGCTCAGAATTATCTGCTTAATCTAGCACCGTGAATGCTCCTCAGGAAGCCTGCGCTTCTCTTTTCATCCACTTAGTGATGATTGTCGAAAAACATTCGGCACCTcttatgtttgttttccttaTTTGACAGATTGTGATCGCCACCCCCGGTCGTCTGATTGACGTGCTAGAGAACCGCTACCTGGTCCTGGGCCGCTGCACCTACGTGGTACTCGACGAGGCTGATCGTATGATTGACATGGGCTTCGAGCCTGACGTCCAGAAGATTTTAGAGTACATCCCAGTGACCAATCAGAAACCAGACACAGACGAAGCAGAGGACCCTGAGAAAATGATGATGAACTTTGAATCTgggaaaaacaaatacagacagGTTCGTGT is part of the Parambassis ranga chromosome 7, fParRan2.1, whole genome shotgun sequence genome and harbors:
- the ddx23 gene encoding putative ATP-dependent RNA helicase DDX23, which produces MAADSSDRKDAESSGTKDRERKRSRSRDRDRKVSPSRKRHRSRERNRSKSPERDRRMKDKDRDKDRDRDKDRDRGRKDRDAHRRDKDRSKRSRSTSPKSKDGKLKKEKDIKAEEEDDDKKKKEKVQPLSLEELLAKKKAEEEAEAKPKFLSKEEREAEALKRREQEVEERRRLMDEERKKRRMFQDIGRKMLEDPQERERRERRERMERENNGNEDDDERQKLREEKDKGKELVAIKERYLGGLKKRRRTRHLNDRKFVFEWDASEDTSVDYNPIYKEKHQVQLYGRGFIAGIDLKQQKREQSRFYGDLMEKRRTLEEKEQEETRLKKMRKKEAKQRWDDRHWSQKKLDEMTDRDWRIFREDYSITTKGGKIPNPIRNWKEYSLPAHILEVIDKCGYKDPTPIQRQAIPIGLQNRDIIGVAETGSGKTAAFLIPLLVWITTLPKIDRIEDSDQGPYAVILAPTRELAQQIEEETIKFGKPLGIRTVAVIGGISREDQGFRLRMGCEIVIATPGRLIDVLENRYLVLGRCTYVVLDEADRMIDMGFEPDVQKILEYIPVTNQKPDTDEAEDPEKMMMNFESGKNKYRQTVMFTATMPPAVERLARSYLRRPAVVYIGSAGKPHERVEQKVLLMSEGEKRKKLLEVLAHGFDPPIIIFVNQKKGCDVLAKSLEKMGYNACTLHGGKGQEQREFALSNLKAGAKDILVATDVAGRGIDIQDVSMVINYDMAKNIEDYIHRIGRTGRAGKSGVAMTFLTKEDSAVFYDLKQAILESPVSTCPPELANHPDAQHKPGTILTKKRREETIFA